In the Sphingomonas sp. LM7 genome, one interval contains:
- a CDS encoding RNA degradosome polyphosphate kinase, with the protein MTDQPAETGKRYFNRELSWLAFNRRVMEEACNPAHPLLERLRFLSISGSNFDEFFMVRVAGLMGQQLQRVEARSADGLTPSQQLVAISDEAEILADSQQSVWHDIRAKLAEVDIHVLEADAIEDETAAWLENHFREQIFPILTPQALDPAHPFPFIPNQGSSAIFDLVRRSDREPIRELVLLPTTMPRFVRLPGEPARYVAVETVLKRFSHLLFPGYDVLGSAAFRVLRDSDLEIEEEAEDLVMTFRSAIKRRRRGRVIRLEMEDGIAPELEAVLKEELGGSEALLTETGGFLGIGDLSALVDEDRPDLKFTPFVARFPERIREYGGDCFAAIRAKDIVVHHPYESFDVVLSFLGQAASDPDVVAIKQTLYRAGKQPAVINALIAAAEAGKSVTAVVELKARFDEEQNLYWATALERAGVQVVYGFIDWKTHAKVSMVVRREGGQFRTYCHFGTGNYHPITARIYTDLSFFTADPRLGRDAAQLFNYVTGYVEPESLNLLNISPRDLRNQLVALIDAEIVHARAGRPGAIWAKMNSVVDPAVIEKLYEASGAGVEIDLIIRGICCLRPGVPGLSENIRVKSIVGRFLEHSRIWAFGNGEGLPSDAAKVFISSADWMPRNFDRRVEFMLPILNKTVHDQVVDQVMVANLLDDEQSWQLQPDGRYARVEKGSEPFNLHHYFMTNPSLSGRGAALEKRKPVPKLSLKRRRAPKKET; encoded by the coding sequence ATGACCGATCAACCGGCCGAGACCGGCAAGCGTTACTTCAATCGCGAGCTGAGCTGGCTCGCGTTCAATCGCCGCGTGATGGAAGAGGCGTGCAATCCGGCACACCCCCTGCTTGAGCGGCTGCGCTTCCTGTCGATCTCGGGTTCGAACTTCGACGAGTTCTTCATGGTGCGCGTCGCCGGCCTGATGGGGCAGCAGCTCCAGCGAGTCGAGGCGCGCTCGGCCGACGGGTTGACGCCCAGCCAGCAGCTCGTCGCGATTTCCGACGAGGCCGAAATCCTTGCCGACAGCCAGCAAAGCGTATGGCACGACATTCGCGCCAAGCTTGCCGAAGTCGACATCCATGTCCTCGAAGCCGATGCGATCGAGGACGAGACCGCGGCCTGGCTGGAAAATCATTTTCGCGAGCAGATCTTCCCGATCCTGACGCCGCAGGCGCTCGACCCCGCACACCCGTTTCCATTCATCCCCAATCAGGGATCGAGCGCGATCTTCGATCTCGTCCGGCGATCGGACCGCGAGCCGATCCGCGAGCTGGTGCTGCTGCCGACGACGATGCCGCGCTTCGTGCGGCTACCGGGCGAACCGGCGCGCTATGTCGCAGTCGAGACGGTGCTCAAGCGCTTCTCGCACCTGCTCTTCCCCGGCTACGACGTGCTCGGATCGGCGGCGTTCCGGGTGCTGCGCGACAGCGATCTCGAAATCGAAGAAGAGGCCGAAGACCTCGTCATGACCTTCCGCTCGGCGATCAAGCGCCGGCGGCGGGGCAGGGTGATCCGTCTCGAAATGGAAGACGGCATAGCGCCGGAGCTCGAAGCGGTGCTCAAGGAGGAGCTGGGCGGCAGCGAAGCTCTACTTACCGAAACCGGCGGCTTCCTCGGCATCGGCGATCTCTCCGCCTTGGTCGATGAGGATCGGCCCGACTTGAAGTTCACGCCCTTCGTTGCGCGCTTTCCCGAGCGGATCCGCGAATATGGGGGCGATTGCTTCGCGGCGATCCGCGCCAAGGATATCGTCGTCCACCATCCCTATGAGAGCTTCGACGTGGTGCTCTCGTTCCTTGGTCAGGCCGCCAGCGATCCCGACGTGGTCGCGATCAAGCAGACCCTCTACCGCGCCGGCAAGCAGCCCGCAGTGATCAATGCGCTGATCGCCGCGGCGGAGGCAGGCAAGTCGGTCACTGCGGTGGTCGAGCTCAAGGCGCGGTTCGACGAGGAGCAGAACCTCTATTGGGCGACCGCGCTGGAGCGCGCCGGCGTCCAGGTCGTCTATGGCTTCATCGACTGGAAGACCCACGCCAAGGTGTCGATGGTGGTGCGGCGCGAGGGCGGGCAGTTCCGCACCTATTGCCACTTCGGCACGGGCAATTATCACCCGATCACCGCGCGCATCTATACCGATCTCAGCTTCTTCACTGCCGATCCGCGGCTTGGGCGCGATGCGGCGCAGCTGTTCAACTACGTCACCGGCTATGTCGAGCCCGAGTCGCTCAACCTGCTCAACATCAGCCCGCGCGATCTGCGCAATCAGCTGGTGGCGCTGATCGACGCGGAGATCGTCCATGCCCGCGCCGGAAGGCCGGGGGCGATCTGGGCGAAGATGAATTCGGTCGTCGATCCCGCAGTGATCGAGAAACTGTACGAGGCGAGCGGGGCAGGCGTGGAGATCGACTTGATCATCCGCGGCATCTGCTGCCTGCGCCCCGGCGTGCCCGGTCTGTCCGAGAATATCCGGGTCAAGTCGATCGTCGGGCGCTTCCTCGAGCACAGTCGGATCTGGGCGTTCGGCAACGGCGAGGGGCTTCCCAGCGATGCCGCCAAGGTGTTCATCTCCTCGGCAGACTGGATGCCGCGCAACTTCGACCGCCGAGTCGAATTCATGCTGCCGATCCTCAACAAGACGGTACACGATCAGGTGGTCGATCAGGTGATGGTCGCGAACCTGCTCGATGACGAGCAGAGCTGGCAGCTCCAGCCCGACGGCCGCTATGCACGTGTCGAAAAGGGCAGCGAGCCGTTCAACCTCCATCATTATTTCATGACCAACCCCTCGCTTTCGGGACGCGGCGCCGCGCTCGAAAAGCGCAAGCCGGTGCCCAAGCTGTCGCTCAAGCGGCGGCGGGCGCCGAAAAAGGAAACCTGA
- a CDS encoding 2-hydroxyacid dehydrogenase, producing MRVAVFNTKAYDRRFLTAANQAFGHELRFLEPRLDTITAPLASDCEAVCVFVNDTIDAGVLEALAAGGTKLIALRCAGFNNVDLAAADRLGLAVVRVPAYSPHAVAEFTIGLLLAVDRKIPKAWARVRENNFALDGLIGRNLHGRTAGVVGTGKIGALVARALKLGFGCDVLASDIVEDPELVAIGVRYVDRATLLAQAEIVTLHCPLTPETRHLIDAPAIAAARDGLVIVNTSRGALIDTAALIGGLKTRKIGAVALDVYEQEADLFFEDLSSEIVSDDLFQRLLTFPNVLVTGHQAFLTEEALEAIAQTTLASIADAEAGHPLANQVDTRLIAGSR from the coding sequence ATGCGCGTCGCGGTGTTCAACACCAAAGCCTATGACCGGCGCTTCCTTACTGCGGCGAACCAGGCGTTCGGGCACGAGCTTCGCTTCCTCGAACCCCGGCTGGACACAATCACGGCGCCGCTCGCTTCAGATTGCGAAGCGGTGTGCGTGTTCGTCAACGACACCATCGATGCCGGCGTGCTCGAAGCCTTGGCAGCCGGCGGGACGAAGCTGATCGCGCTGCGCTGCGCCGGGTTCAACAATGTCGATCTCGCCGCCGCCGACCGGCTCGGCCTCGCGGTGGTGCGCGTGCCGGCCTATTCGCCGCATGCCGTCGCGGAATTCACGATCGGGCTGCTGCTGGCGGTCGACCGGAAGATCCCCAAAGCATGGGCACGGGTGCGCGAGAATAATTTCGCGCTGGACGGGCTGATCGGGCGCAACTTGCATGGCCGCACCGCCGGGGTTGTGGGCACCGGCAAGATCGGCGCACTGGTGGCGCGGGCACTCAAGCTCGGCTTTGGCTGCGATGTACTGGCGAGCGACATTGTCGAGGATCCCGAACTCGTCGCCATCGGGGTCCGCTATGTCGATCGGGCAACGCTGCTCGCGCAGGCCGAGATCGTCACGCTGCATTGCCCGCTGACACCCGAGACTCGCCACCTGATCGATGCCCCAGCGATCGCGGCCGCCCGCGACGGGCTCGTCATCGTCAACACCAGCCGCGGCGCGCTGATCGACACCGCGGCGCTGATCGGAGGTCTCAAAACCAGGAAGATCGGCGCGGTTGCGCTCGACGTCTATGAGCAGGAGGCGGACCTGTTCTTCGAGGATCTGTCGAGCGAGATCGTCTCGGACGATCTGTTCCAGCGTCTGCTCACCTTCCCCAACGTGCTCGTCACCGGTCACCAGGCCTTTTTGACCGAAGAAGCGCTGGAGGCGATTGCGCAGACCACGCTGGCGAGCATTGCCGACGCCGAAGCGGGCCATCCGCTCGCCAACCAAGTCGATACCAGGCTTATTGCGGGATCGCGCTGA
- the aspS gene encoding aspartate--tRNA ligase, which produces MHAYRSHTCAQLRAANVGEEVRLSGWVHRTREHANVLFVDLRDHYGVTQIVVETTSDLYPIVDGCGAESVLTFTGKVAARSPETLNPKLATGEIEIYPSDVKVQSAAERLPLPVFGDAEYPEEIRLKNRFLDLRRERLHKNIVLRSNVISSLRQRMISHGFTEFQTPILTASSPEGARDYLVPSRVHPGKFYALPQAPQMFKQLLMVAGFDRYFQIAPCFRDEDARADRSPGEFYQLDFEMSFVTQDDVFAAIEPVLHGVFEEFADFDGKGRSVSPLPFKRIPYRESMLKYGSDKPDLRNPLLVHDVGDFFKGSGFGRFASMVEEGNVVRAIAAPNTHEKSRKFFDEMNSWAQSEGFPGLGYATQKDGVFGGPIANNHGQDGMKAIADAMGLGPNDGIFFAAGAEGKAAKLAGLARTRVGEQLELIDKSRFEFCWIVDFPMFEADEDTGKIDFSHNPFSMPQGELEALETMDPLDILAFQYDIVCNGVELSSGAIRNHKPEIMYKAFEIAGYTQADVDTNFAGMINAFKFGAPPHGGSAPGVDRIVMLLADEPNIREVIVFPMTQKAEDLMMQAPSFVSEKQLKELNIRLAPQVAADLSKKSIDGAVDPAAG; this is translated from the coding sequence ATGCACGCCTATCGATCGCACACTTGCGCCCAGCTCCGCGCCGCCAACGTCGGCGAGGAAGTCCGCCTCTCGGGCTGGGTGCATCGCACACGCGAGCACGCCAATGTGCTGTTCGTCGATCTGCGCGATCATTACGGGGTCACCCAGATCGTCGTCGAGACGACGTCCGATCTCTATCCCATCGTCGATGGCTGCGGCGCCGAGTCGGTGCTGACATTTACCGGCAAGGTCGCGGCGCGCTCGCCCGAGACGCTCAATCCCAAGCTCGCAACCGGCGAGATCGAAATCTATCCGAGCGACGTCAAGGTCCAGTCGGCGGCCGAGCGCCTGCCGCTGCCGGTGTTCGGCGATGCCGAGTACCCGGAGGAAATCCGCCTCAAGAACCGCTTCCTCGATCTGCGCCGCGAGCGGCTCCACAAGAACATCGTGCTGCGCTCCAACGTGATCTCGTCGCTGCGCCAGCGCATGATCTCGCACGGCTTCACCGAGTTCCAGACGCCGATCCTGACTGCGTCGTCGCCCGAGGGCGCACGCGACTATCTGGTCCCCAGCCGCGTCCATCCGGGCAAGTTCTACGCGCTTCCGCAGGCGCCGCAGATGTTCAAGCAGCTGCTGATGGTCGCCGGCTTCGACCGGTATTTCCAGATCGCGCCGTGCTTCCGCGACGAGGATGCCCGCGCCGACCGTAGCCCGGGCGAATTCTACCAGCTCGATTTCGAAATGAGCTTCGTCACGCAGGACGATGTGTTCGCAGCGATCGAGCCCGTCCTGCACGGCGTGTTCGAGGAATTTGCCGATTTCGACGGCAAGGGCCGCAGCGTATCGCCGCTGCCGTTCAAGCGCATCCCGTACCGCGAATCGATGCTGAAATACGGCAGCGACAAGCCCGACCTGCGCAATCCCTTGCTCGTCCATGACGTCGGCGATTTCTTCAAGGGCTCGGGCTTCGGCCGTTTCGCCTCGATGGTCGAGGAGGGCAATGTCGTCCGCGCCATTGCTGCGCCGAACACGCACGAGAAGAGCCGCAAGTTCTTCGACGAGATGAACAGCTGGGCACAGTCCGAAGGCTTCCCCGGCCTGGGCTATGCGACCCAGAAGGACGGTGTGTTCGGCGGCCCGATCGCCAACAACCACGGCCAGGACGGCATGAAGGCGATCGCCGACGCTATGGGCCTCGGTCCGAACGACGGCATCTTCTTCGCGGCCGGCGCCGAGGGCAAGGCGGCCAAGCTCGCCGGTCTCGCCCGCACGCGCGTCGGCGAGCAACTGGAGCTGATCGACAAGAGCCGGTTCGAATTCTGCTGGATCGTCGACTTCCCGATGTTCGAGGCCGACGAAGACACCGGCAAGATCGACTTCAGCCACAACCCGTTCAGCATGCCGCAGGGCGAGCTGGAAGCGCTGGAGACGATGGACCCGCTCGATATCCTCGCCTTCCAGTACGACATTGTCTGCAACGGCGTCGAGCTGAGCTCGGGCGCGATCCGGAACCACAAGCCCGAGATCATGTACAAGGCATTCGAGATCGCCGGCTATACCCAGGCCGATGTCGACACCAATTTCGCCGGCATGATCAACGCCTTCAAGTTCGGCGCGCCGCCGCACGGCGGCTCGGCCCCGGGTGTGGATCGCATCGTGATGCTGCTCGCCGACGAGCCCAACATCCGCGAAGTCATCGTCTTTCCGATGACGCAGAAGGCCGAGGACCTGATGATGCAGGCGCCGAGCTTCGTCAGCGAAAAGCAGCTCAAGGAGCTCAACATCCGCCTCGCGCCGCAAGTGGCTGCGGACCTCAGCAAGAAGAGCATCGACGGCGCCGTCGATCCGGCTGCGGGCTGA
- a CDS encoding Ppx/GppA family phosphatase has translation MATLLRKPEQRAAPAKARNAIIDIGSNSVRLVVYEGAARLPAVLFNEKVMAGLGRALSETGAIDKGGLKRARAALSRFAALAREMQVSELRTVATAAVRDASNGGELIHAAEKLGLEVELLSGVEEAMASGMGVLSGIPEADGVVGDLGGGSLELVRVVAGTVTDRVSFPLGVLRLGAIRAEGKDALDRRVAKLIADSGWAGRGKGLPFYLVGGSWRALARLDMHQTDYPLPVVHQYPIALERVGVLQQILTEIPKAELKAIPDISGARIPTLPDATALLASVLKHLGSSGSMVSAYGLREGLLYQRLTPEQRREDPLIAAARDEGERSGRFPEHGDVIDAWIAPLFDDAPDRARIRHAACLLADVGWRANPEFRAERGMEIALHGNWVAIDAIGRAVLAQSLYTSLGGGLGTPAQLEQLADQASLERARLWGLAIRLGQRLSGGVAAPLRRSHVALEDGTLALSLEPTDEALYGEAVEKRHKALAAAFGREPVLEV, from the coding sequence ATGGCCACGCTTCTCCGCAAGCCGGAGCAACGCGCTGCGCCTGCCAAGGCCCGCAATGCGATCATCGATATCGGGTCGAACTCGGTTCGCCTCGTCGTCTACGAAGGCGCGGCGCGGCTCCCCGCGGTGCTGTTCAACGAGAAGGTGATGGCTGGGCTCGGCCGGGCGCTGAGCGAGACCGGGGCGATCGACAAGGGCGGGCTCAAGCGGGCGCGCGCGGCGCTGTCGCGCTTCGCCGCGCTGGCGCGCGAAATGCAGGTCAGCGAGCTTCGCACGGTCGCGACTGCCGCGGTGCGCGATGCTTCGAACGGCGGTGAGCTCATCCACGCCGCCGAAAAGCTCGGGCTGGAAGTCGAGCTGCTCTCGGGCGTCGAAGAGGCGATGGCATCTGGGATGGGCGTGCTTTCGGGCATCCCCGAGGCCGATGGCGTGGTCGGCGATCTCGGTGGCGGCAGCCTCGAGCTGGTGCGCGTGGTTGCGGGGACGGTCACCGATCGCGTGTCGTTTCCGCTTGGCGTCCTCCGCCTCGGTGCGATCCGCGCGGAGGGCAAGGACGCGCTCGACCGGCGCGTGGCCAAGCTGATCGCCGATTCGGGCTGGGCCGGGCGCGGCAAGGGCTTGCCTTTCTATCTGGTCGGCGGCTCGTGGCGCGCGCTGGCGCGGCTCGACATGCACCAGACCGACTATCCGTTGCCGGTGGTGCACCAATATCCGATCGCGCTGGAACGAGTCGGCGTGCTGCAGCAGATCCTCACCGAAATCCCTAAGGCCGAGCTCAAGGCGATCCCCGACATTTCGGGCGCGCGCATTCCGACATTGCCCGACGCGACGGCGCTGCTGGCCAGCGTGCTCAAGCATCTCGGCAGCAGCGGCAGCATGGTCTCGGCCTATGGGTTGCGCGAAGGGCTGCTCTATCAGCGCCTCACGCCGGAGCAGCGCCGCGAGGACCCGCTGATCGCCGCGGCGCGCGACGAGGGCGAGCGCTCGGGCCGTTTTCCGGAGCACGGCGACGTCATCGATGCCTGGATCGCGCCTTTGTTCGACGATGCGCCCGATCGGGCGCGGATCCGCCATGCCGCGTGCCTGCTCGCCGATGTCGGTTGGCGCGCGAATCCCGAATTTCGCGCCGAACGCGGCATGGAGATCGCGTTGCACGGCAATTGGGTCGCAATCGACGCCATCGGGCGCGCAGTCCTCGCCCAGTCACTCTACACATCCCTAGGCGGCGGCCTCGGCACCCCCGCGCAGCTGGAGCAGCTCGCCGACCAGGCTTCTTTGGAGCGCGCGCGGCTCTGGGGTCTCGCGATCCGGCTCGGCCAGCGGCTGAGCGGTGGTGTCGCGGCACCGCTCAGGCGGTCGCACGTCGCGCTGGAGGACGGAACGCTGGCGCTGTCGCTCGAACCGACGGACGAGGCCCTGTATGGCGAAGCAGTCGAGAAGCGTCACAAGGCGCTGGCGGCCGCATTCGGGCGCGAGCCCGTGCTCGAAGTCTAG
- the purM gene encoding phosphoribosylformylglycinamidine cyclo-ligase, with protein sequence MSEPKGYTYAQAGVSIAAGNALVRAIGPLAKSTRRPGADAALGGFGGVFDLKAAGFSDPLLVAANDGVGTKLKLAIEHDAHDGVGVDLVAMCANDLVVQGAEPLFFLDYYASGKLVPETAERVIASIAEGCRQAGCALIGGETAEMPGMYAEGDYDLAGFCVGAVEREQLLDGSAIRPGDVLLGLASTGIHSNGFSLVRRLAADKGWKLDRPAVFDQDVILLDALMAPTRIYVASLLPQLRKGAIHGLAHITGGGLLENVPRVLPENCHARIDASAWPLPRLMAFLQAQGNIEPEEMARTFNCGIGMVAAVAARDADAIAAELTEAGETVFRIGVVEDGQRGCTVFGPAETWSARADWTATHSD encoded by the coding sequence ATGAGCGAACCCAAAGGTTACACCTACGCCCAGGCGGGTGTCTCGATCGCGGCCGGCAATGCGCTGGTGCGCGCCATCGGCCCGCTGGCCAAATCCACCCGCCGCCCCGGCGCCGACGCCGCGCTGGGCGGGTTTGGCGGGGTGTTCGACCTCAAGGCGGCCGGGTTCAGCGATCCGCTGCTGGTCGCGGCGAACGACGGCGTCGGCACCAAGTTGAAGCTCGCGATCGAGCATGACGCGCATGACGGCGTCGGCGTGGATCTGGTCGCGATGTGCGCCAACGATCTCGTCGTCCAGGGCGCCGAGCCTTTGTTCTTCCTCGATTATTATGCCAGCGGGAAGCTGGTTCCCGAGACCGCCGAGCGCGTCATCGCTTCGATCGCCGAGGGCTGCCGCCAGGCCGGCTGCGCGCTGATCGGCGGCGAGACCGCCGAGATGCCGGGCATGTATGCCGAGGGCGATTACGACCTGGCCGGCTTCTGCGTCGGCGCAGTCGAGCGCGAGCAACTGCTGGACGGCAGCGCGATCCGCCCGGGCGACGTGCTGCTCGGGCTCGCCTCGACCGGCATCCACTCGAACGGCTTCTCGCTGGTCCGCCGACTCGCTGCGGACAAGGGCTGGAAGCTCGATCGCCCGGCGGTGTTCGACCAGGACGTGATCCTGCTCGACGCACTGATGGCGCCTACGCGCATCTATGTCGCCAGCCTGTTGCCCCAGCTGCGCAAGGGCGCGATCCATGGCCTCGCGCATATCACCGGCGGCGGGCTGCTCGAAAATGTGCCGCGCGTGCTTCCCGAGAATTGCCACGCCCGCATCGATGCGAGCGCCTGGCCGCTGCCGCGGCTGATGGCGTTCCTCCAGGCACAGGGGAATATCGAGCCCGAGGAAATGGCGCGGACCTTCAATTGCGGGATCGGCATGGTCGCGGCGGTGGCAGCGCGGGATGCCGATGCGATTGCCGCCGAGCTGACCGAAGCCGGCGAAACGGTGTTCCGCATCGGCGTGGTCGAGGACGGCCAGCGCGGCTGCACGGTGTTCGGCCCCGCCGAGACGTGGAGCGCACGCGCCGACTGGACCGCGACGCATAGTGACTAG
- a CDS encoding polyphosphate kinase 2 family protein has translation MAIDLSDYESGGPFDGHYKKALKKLQKRLSHIHYAHIVHKRRAIIVFEGWDAAGKGGIIQRLTAKWDPRYFEVWPISAPTVEELAHHFLWRFWRRLPAQHNIAVFDRSWYGRVLVERVEGFAKEAEWQRGYDEINDFEAQQVETGATLVKVFVHVTQATQDQRLRDRLAHPWKRWKTGLDDYRNRARRADYLKAMAEMFERTDTSHARWIVVDGNDKKAARIAALTAIADALEAKVPMEPPEIDPEVEKAAKKALGI, from the coding sequence ATGGCGATCGATCTCAGCGACTATGAATCCGGCGGGCCCTTTGACGGGCACTACAAGAAGGCGCTGAAGAAGCTCCAGAAGCGACTCAGTCACATCCATTATGCGCATATCGTGCACAAGCGCCGCGCGATCATCGTGTTCGAGGGCTGGGATGCGGCGGGGAAGGGCGGGATCATCCAGCGGCTCACCGCCAAATGGGACCCGCGCTATTTCGAGGTGTGGCCGATCTCGGCGCCGACCGTAGAGGAACTGGCGCATCATTTCCTCTGGCGCTTCTGGCGGCGGTTGCCTGCCCAGCATAACATCGCGGTCTTCGACCGCAGTTGGTACGGCCGCGTCCTCGTCGAGCGAGTCGAGGGCTTTGCTAAGGAAGCCGAATGGCAGCGCGGCTATGACGAGATCAACGATTTCGAGGCGCAGCAAGTCGAGACCGGCGCGACTCTGGTCAAGGTCTTCGTCCATGTGACGCAGGCGACGCAGGACCAGCGGCTGCGCGACCGGCTCGCACATCCATGGAAGCGCTGGAAGACCGGCCTCGACGATTACCGCAACCGGGCCAGGCGCGCGGACTATCTCAAGGCAATGGCGGAGATGTTCGAGCGCACCGACACCAGCCATGCGCGCTGGATCGTGGTGGACGGCAACGACAAGAAGGCGGCGCGCATCGCCGCGCTGACTGCGATCGCCGATGCACTGGAGGCAAAGGTGCCGATGGAGCCGCCCGAGATCGATCCGGAGGTGGAGAAGGCGGCGAAGAAGGCGCTGGGGATTTAA
- the rnd gene encoding ribonuclease D — protein sequence MHIHGLIEDSTALANLCARFANKPYICVDTEFMRENSYWPELCLIQIADDEEAAAVDPMGGIDMTPLLELMTNNEDVLKVFHAGGQDIEIVYNLTGKTPHPLFDTQVAAMALGQGEQIGYSNLVDTYLGITVDKGARFTDWSRRPLDKRQIDYAICDVTYLSEIFPRMLEKLKKTGRGAWLDQEMERLADPENYRNDPDQAWQRVRVSSRKPEVLGRLKALARWREIEAQGKDLPRGRIIKDETLADLAGTPPRKQGDLAKVRGLSPAWGGNDIGGRLMAALDGAKPMSGDELPARDDRKPALGKDGALVADLLKLLLKIRAKEINVAARLLARSDDLEALAAGVRTDLSILEGWRFEQFGRDALELVEGQLGFTVRNGKLKMTRTEEPS from the coding sequence ATGCATATCCATGGTCTTATCGAGGACAGCACCGCCCTCGCCAATCTCTGTGCCCGTTTCGCCAACAAGCCGTATATCTGCGTGGACACAGAGTTCATGCGGGAAAACAGCTATTGGCCCGAGCTCTGCCTCATCCAGATCGCCGATGACGAGGAAGCCGCCGCGGTCGATCCGATGGGCGGAATCGACATGACGCCTTTGCTCGAGCTGATGACCAACAACGAAGACGTACTCAAGGTCTTCCACGCCGGCGGTCAGGACATCGAGATCGTCTACAATCTCACCGGCAAGACCCCGCACCCGCTGTTCGACACCCAGGTCGCGGCGATGGCGCTCGGCCAGGGCGAGCAGATCGGCTATTCGAACCTCGTCGACACCTATCTCGGCATCACCGTCGACAAGGGCGCCCGTTTCACCGACTGGAGCCGCCGCCCGCTCGACAAGCGCCAGATCGATTACGCCATCTGCGACGTCACGTACCTCTCCGAAATTTTCCCGCGGATGCTGGAGAAGCTCAAGAAGACCGGTCGCGGCGCCTGGCTCGACCAGGAGATGGAGCGGCTCGCCGACCCTGAAAATTACCGCAACGACCCCGACCAGGCATGGCAGCGCGTCCGCGTCTCCAGCCGCAAGCCCGAAGTGCTCGGCCGCCTCAAGGCGCTGGCCCGCTGGCGCGAGATCGAGGCGCAGGGCAAGGATCTGCCGCGCGGCCGCATCATCAAGGACGAAACGCTCGCCGACCTCGCCGGCACGCCGCCGCGCAAGCAGGGCGATCTCGCCAAGGTCCGCGGCCTCTCGCCGGCATGGGGCGGCAATGACATCGGCGGACGGCTGATGGCGGCGCTCGACGGCGCCAAGCCGATGTCGGGCGATGAACTGCCTGCGCGCGACGACCGCAAGCCCGCATTGGGCAAGGACGGCGCGCTCGTCGCAGACCTGCTCAAGCTGCTGCTCAAGATCCGTGCCAAGGAAATCAACGTCGCCGCGCGCTTGCTTGCGCGCTCGGACGATCTCGAGGCGCTCGCCGCGGGCGTACGCACCGACCTGTCGATCCTCGAAGGCTGGCGCTTCGAGCAGTTCGGCCGCGACGCGCTGGAACTGGTCGAGGGTCAGCTTGGGTTCACCGTCCGCAACGGAAAGCTCAAGATGACACGAACCGAGGAGCCCTCATGA
- a CDS encoding chromosomal replication initiator DnaA, which translates to MSQLRLPLGLPEARETEFLVGDSNARAVHQLEHWATWPVMSALLVGPRKSGRSLLARVFAAKSGGRIFDDADRAKEADVFHAWNQAQQERRPLLIVAEAAPPAWDVKLPDLRSRLAASPLLEIGAPDDVLMPQLIERAFERHLLHAKPEVIAWLSKRIERSHVAILRVADVLEMEAVDNRLSIPAMRAVLAANGLITETDEP; encoded by the coding sequence ATGAGCCAGCTGCGCCTGCCGCTCGGACTGCCCGAAGCGCGCGAGACGGAATTCCTTGTCGGCGATTCGAACGCGCGGGCAGTTCACCAGCTCGAACATTGGGCGACCTGGCCGGTGATGTCGGCGCTGCTGGTCGGCCCGCGCAAATCGGGCCGCAGCCTGCTCGCCCGCGTGTTCGCGGCCAAGAGCGGCGGACGGATCTTCGACGATGCCGATCGCGCGAAGGAAGCCGATGTCTTCCACGCCTGGAACCAGGCGCAGCAGGAACGCCGGCCGCTGCTGATCGTCGCCGAGGCCGCGCCGCCGGCCTGGGACGTAAAGCTGCCCGATCTGCGCTCGCGGCTCGCAGCCTCGCCCCTGCTCGAAATCGGCGCGCCCGACGACGTGCTGATGCCTCAGCTCATCGAACGCGCCTTTGAGCGGCATCTGCTCCATGCCAAGCCCGAAGTCATCGCATGGCTTTCGAAGCGGATCGAGCGCAGCCATGTGGCGATCCTGCGCGTTGCGGATGTGCTGGAGATGGAGGCGGTGGACAATCGCCTATCGATCCCGGCGATGCGTGCCGTGCTCGCGGCAAATGGTCTCATAACCGAAACGGACGAACCCTAG
- a CDS encoding I78 family peptidase inhibitor, which translates to MIRLVLPALAFTTMGCMQTLPPATDAPGVECNAAKLDTLVGKTRSAAVEAEALRLSGAKSVRWLAPDSVATMDFRVDRLNLYTDASGKITRAGCG; encoded by the coding sequence ATGATCCGCCTCGTCCTTCCCGCCCTCGCCTTCACGACGATGGGCTGCATGCAGACCCTGCCGCCTGCCACCGACGCGCCGGGCGTCGAGTGCAACGCGGCGAAGCTGGACACGTTGGTCGGCAAGACGCGCAGCGCCGCAGTCGAGGCAGAAGCACTGCGCCTGTCCGGCGCGAAGAGCGTGCGCTGGCTTGCGCCCGATTCGGTAGCGACCATGGATTTCCGGGTAGACCGGCTCAATCTGTACACCGACGCCAGCGGCAAGATCACGCGGGCCGGCTGCGGCTGA